The following proteins are encoded in a genomic region of Rhizobium sp. CCGE531:
- a CDS encoding ParB/Srx family N-terminal domain-containing protein — MARTAKKAKAAAIAMEENTAADENLRSIGQETGDIVAMLPAPEDTGAAAGQTATALASGGEILIPLDKLKKSPRNARKTPHSNDTIETYAASIGAKGILQNLVVEPELEADGEPTGFYFVTIGEGRRLAQLVRAKRGEISESEPVRCVIDTANDPFEISLDENVTRTDMHPADQFEAFRELAENRGWGAEEIAARFGVTAHVVKQRLRLGAVSPKLMQFYHDGSLNLDQLMAFTVSDDHSRQEQVHDSLGYNREAYIIRRELTRFHVSASDRKAIFIGAKDYAEAGGTIFRDLFTEDRGGYFEDAALLDRLVLEKLQSTAAELPATEGWKWAEAFIDYPHAHGFRRSYPQPVELSPEDLASRDAAQEEFDRLTAEWEATEEDLPPDVDQRFAELEAEIERVDALRHAYDPEDIAGGGAFVSLNYDGTARIERGFIRPDDERRKPDADTMDDGETIIDGVRVNADGEVIDDGEGQGDDPSSGSGNQPPEEEEGDAAQPVSDILTRDLTAHRTLGLQLALGEQPEITLIAVTHALAAQTFYRGAEAHALEIRPTSPALSSHADGIEDTAAAKMLADRHTGWATDMPRDVADLWGFIAGLDHVSVMALFAHCASMTVNAVKLPWEQRPRTQRSADRLATALRLDMSQHWRPTVRTYLGRVTKAHILAAVREACGNEAAERIADMKKAPMAEAAEQLLGQTEWLPKLLRSERPASVSPEEGPDEGLEAFDTEEDVPHAGEIVFPEAAE, encoded by the coding sequence ATGGCAAGGACAGCAAAGAAGGCGAAAGCCGCCGCGATTGCGATGGAAGAAAACACGGCTGCGGACGAAAACCTTCGCAGCATCGGGCAGGAGACGGGGGATATCGTGGCGATGCTACCCGCCCCTGAAGATACCGGGGCGGCGGCAGGGCAAACCGCGACCGCTCTTGCAAGCGGCGGGGAAATCCTGATCCCGCTCGACAAGCTCAAAAAGTCGCCCCGCAACGCGCGGAAAACCCCTCACAGCAATGACACGATCGAAACTTATGCGGCGAGCATCGGCGCCAAGGGTATTTTGCAAAATCTTGTGGTCGAACCGGAACTGGAGGCGGATGGCGAGCCAACCGGCTTCTACTTCGTGACCATCGGCGAAGGCCGCAGGCTGGCACAATTGGTGCGAGCCAAGCGTGGGGAGATCAGCGAAAGCGAACCGGTCCGCTGTGTCATCGATACGGCCAACGACCCGTTCGAAATCAGCCTGGACGAGAACGTCACGCGCACCGATATGCATCCTGCTGACCAGTTCGAAGCCTTCCGTGAGCTCGCGGAGAACCGGGGATGGGGAGCGGAGGAAATCGCCGCCCGGTTCGGCGTGACCGCCCATGTCGTCAAGCAGCGGTTGCGGCTTGGAGCGGTGAGCCCGAAGCTGATGCAGTTCTATCACGATGGCAGCCTCAACCTTGACCAGTTGATGGCGTTTACAGTGTCGGACGACCATAGTCGTCAAGAGCAGGTCCATGACAGCCTTGGCTACAATCGCGAAGCCTACATCATCCGCCGCGAGCTTACGCGTTTCCATGTATCGGCAAGTGATCGCAAGGCGATCTTCATCGGGGCCAAAGACTATGCCGAGGCGGGCGGCACGATCTTTCGCGACCTCTTTACCGAGGATCGCGGCGGCTACTTCGAGGACGCGGCGCTGCTGGATCGGCTTGTTCTCGAAAAGCTGCAAAGCACCGCCGCCGAGCTACCGGCGACGGAGGGTTGGAAGTGGGCAGAAGCGTTCATCGACTATCCGCACGCCCACGGATTTCGCCGCTCCTATCCGCAGCCGGTCGAGCTTTCGCCGGAAGACCTCGCGTCCCGGGATGCCGCACAGGAAGAGTTTGACCGGTTGACGGCGGAATGGGAAGCCACCGAAGAGGACTTGCCGCCCGATGTCGATCAGCGCTTTGCCGAGCTTGAAGCGGAGATTGAGCGCGTTGACGCCCTGCGCCATGCCTACGATCCCGAGGACATTGCCGGCGGCGGCGCGTTCGTGTCGCTCAACTACGATGGCACGGCCCGCATCGAACGCGGCTTCATCAGGCCCGACGATGAGAGGCGGAAGCCGGATGCGGATACCATGGACGATGGCGAAACCATCATCGACGGCGTGCGTGTCAACGCTGACGGCGAGGTTATCGATGATGGAGAAGGGCAGGGCGATGACCCGTCTTCCGGTTCCGGCAATCAGCCGCCAGAGGAAGAGGAAGGCGATGCGGCGCAGCCGGTTTCCGACATTCTGACCCGTGACCTGACCGCGCACCGGACGTTGGGGCTTCAGCTTGCTCTTGGCGAGCAGCCTGAAATAACCCTGATCGCCGTCACCCATGCTCTCGCCGCGCAGACCTTTTATCGCGGCGCGGAAGCTCACGCCCTCGAAATCCGCCCGACGAGCCCAGCGCTGTCCAGCCATGCAGACGGCATCGAGGACACGGCGGCGGCGAAAATGCTGGCGGATCGCCATACAGGTTGGGCGACGGACATGCCGCGCGACGTGGCCGATCTGTGGGGCTTCATTGCCGGACTTGATCACGTGAGCGTCATGGCGCTCTTCGCCCATTGCGCGTCAATGACGGTCAACGCCGTCAAATTGCCATGGGAGCAGCGCCCGCGCACGCAGCGCTCTGCGGACCGGCTGGCAACGGCGCTTCGATTGGACATGAGCCAGCATTGGAGGCCGACCGTTCGCACCTATCTCGGGCGTGTCACCAAGGCTCATATCCTCGCCGCCGTTAGGGAAGCCTGCGGCAACGAAGCGGCGGAGCGCATCGCGGATATGAAGAAGGCGCCGATGGCGGAGGCCGCCGAGCAGCTTCTCGGGCAAACCGAGTGGTTGCCGAAGCTCCTGCGCAGTGAGCGACCCGCTTCGGTGTCGCCAGAAGAAGGACCGGACGAAGGCTTGGAGGCCTTCGACACGGAAGAAGACGTTCCACATGCTGGAGAGATCGTCTTCCCGGAAGCCGCCGAGTAA
- a CDS encoding DUF736 domain-containing protein, whose translation MATIGTFNRSETGEISGSVKTLTLNVKSVKFVPAEGDTENGPDYRVLAAAVEFGAAWKKQSDKGNSYLSVKLDDPSFAAPIYASLVETESNELALIWSRRRAAS comes from the coding sequence ATGGCTACCATTGGCACCTTCAACCGCTCCGAAACCGGCGAAATCTCTGGCTCCGTCAAGACCCTCACCCTCAACGTCAAGTCCGTGAAGTTCGTGCCCGCCGAGGGCGACACCGAAAACGGTCCGGACTACCGCGTGCTCGCAGCAGCCGTCGAATTCGGGGCGGCGTGGAAGAAGCAGTCCGACAAGGGCAATTCCTACCTCTCCGTCAAGCTGGACGATCCGAGCTTCGCCGCCCCGATCTACGCCAGCCTGGTCGAAACCGAAAGCAACGAACTGGCGCTCATCTGGTCACGCCGCCGCGCCGCAAGCTGA
- a CDS encoding transcriptional repressor TraM, with product MQRSLDIPAIVGLTAGLPSMDLQALTVDAIRSHRHRLEKAQQLWELLPHEVQAGKASGGAQHLAYIEAAMEMHAQMYVLNSLLKRLGYIPKVPAI from the coding sequence ATGCAAAGATCATTGGATATCCCAGCAATTGTGGGATTGACTGCAGGACTTCCGAGCATGGATTTGCAGGCTCTTACGGTCGATGCCATCCGCTCCCACAGACACCGCCTGGAAAAGGCCCAGCAGCTTTGGGAACTGTTGCCTCACGAGGTCCAGGCGGGCAAGGCGAGCGGTGGCGCTCAGCATCTCGCCTATATTGAAGCGGCAATGGAGATGCATGCGCAAATGTATGTGCTCAATTCATTGTTGAAGAGGCTCGGCTATATTCCAAAGGTTCCCGCAATCTAA
- a CDS encoding DUF932 domain-containing protein has translation MNIINSSQNSQQVSGGFRVDISRGERVGRVSSEWFSRPDDERFLSLTELYDAVKARADRATARTVESRAVRVEASRDNAERLSLIVPGQDQPIAPTHWSFGQLCSIVGAPATYMRQLPAPLAAINLQHGLLSHQAELVKTYEADEGRIELRAVTGPDYGRIHDWRLVEAVMKIAGDGVGDTMWKVPGVLDWATMTHNPFVDVTKDTTTLYASDRDVFLFLVDDTHPIEAGRLPSGEPDLYFRGFYAWNSEVGSKTLGIASFYLRAVCMNRNLWGCENFEEITIRHSKFAAQRFAHEAAPALTGFANSSPAPFVAGIKAARERIVARSDEDRQTFLRKRGFSKAETGKIIDAVLQEEGRPPESIFDFVQGMTAHARTKSHQDTRLDLEVKAKSLLERA, from the coding sequence ATGAACATCATCAATAGCAGCCAGAACAGCCAGCAGGTCAGCGGAGGTTTTCGCGTGGACATTTCGCGCGGCGAGCGCGTCGGACGCGTCTCATCGGAATGGTTTTCGCGGCCGGACGACGAGCGTTTTCTGTCGCTGACGGAGCTTTACGACGCAGTGAAGGCGCGAGCGGATCGTGCGACGGCGCGGACCGTGGAAAGTCGTGCGGTGCGCGTCGAGGCCAGCCGCGACAACGCCGAGCGGCTTTCGCTGATCGTTCCCGGTCAGGATCAACCAATTGCACCGACACATTGGAGCTTTGGCCAGCTTTGCAGCATCGTCGGTGCACCGGCGACTTATATGCGCCAGCTTCCCGCGCCGCTAGCAGCCATCAACCTACAGCACGGCCTGCTTTCGCATCAGGCTGAACTCGTGAAAACCTATGAGGCGGATGAAGGCCGAATCGAGCTTCGGGCGGTGACGGGTCCGGATTACGGCCGCATTCATGATTGGAGATTGGTGGAAGCCGTGATGAAAATCGCGGGCGATGGCGTCGGCGATACGATGTGGAAGGTGCCGGGCGTGCTGGATTGGGCGACCATGACGCACAACCCTTTCGTTGACGTGACGAAGGACACTACCACACTCTACGCCAGCGACCGCGACGTTTTTCTGTTCTTGGTGGACGACACCCATCCAATTGAGGCCGGACGCCTGCCGAGCGGAGAGCCGGATTTGTACTTCCGGGGCTTTTATGCGTGGAACAGCGAAGTCGGCAGCAAGACCCTTGGGATTGCGAGCTTCTACCTGCGCGCCGTTTGCATGAATCGCAATTTGTGGGGCTGCGAGAATTTCGAGGAAATCACTATTCGGCATTCCAAGTTTGCGGCCCAGCGCTTTGCCCATGAGGCCGCACCCGCTTTGACGGGCTTCGCCAATTCGTCCCCCGCGCCCTTCGTTGCCGGCATCAAAGCAGCAAGGGAGCGGATCGTTGCCCGCAGCGATGAGGATCGCCAGACGTTCCTTCGCAAGCGAGGCTTCAGCAAGGCGGAGACGGGAAAGATCATCGATGCCGTGTTGCAAGAGGAAGGCCGCCCGCCGGAAAGCATCTTCGATTTCGTGCAGGGAATGACGGCGCATGCCCGCACCAAATCGCATCAGGACACGCGGCTTGATCTGGAGGTGAAGGCTAAGAGCTTGCTCGAGCGGGCGTAA